The region CCGATGCTAAAACCGATCAGCGCGCGCCAACTGCTGATGGTCAGGTGTTGCCACAGCTCGCCGCTTTTGGTTAGCGTCCAAAAAGCGGTCACGACTGCGCTCGGCGCCGGCAGAATACGGTTCGACAACCAGCCGGCTTCAACGGAGATTTGCCAGAGAACCACCAGCGCGACCGGTAACGCCCAGGGTGCCAGTCGGTGCAAGATGCGTTGTGTGCCGTTTGCCATAGGGCTGCTCCTCAGCTTTGCGACGCTTTTTGCGGCATGTAAATATTGGCGACCACTTCGCCCTGCGGTTTGACCGGACGGCGTTGGATGGGGGCTTCGTTTTGCGCCAAATCGAGATGCGGGAACAGCAGCTCGCCGACGCGATAAGCTTCTTCCAGATGCGGGTAACCGGACAAAATAAAGGTATCGATGCCCAGATCGGCATATTCCTGCATGCGCGCCGCCACCGTCGGGCCATCGCCGACCAGCGCGGTGCCGGCGCCGCCGCGTGCCAGGCCAACCCCGGCCCACAGGTTAGGGCTGATCTCCAGATTGTCTTTCTTGCCGCCGTGCAGTGCCGCCATGCGCCGTTGCCCAACGGAGTCAAAACGGGCGAAGGCTGCCTGTGCGTTGGCGATGGTCTCTTCATCCAGATTGGCGATCAGCCGATCGGCCGCCCGCCAGGCTTCTTCTGTGGTTTCACGCACGATCACATGCAAACGAATACCGAAACGCACCGTGCGGCCTTTGGCTGCGGCTTTGGCGCGCACTTCGGCAATTTTTTCTTTTACCTGCGCCGGCGGCTCCCCCCAGGTGAGGTACATTTCAACCTGTTCGGCGGCCAGATCCTGAGCGGCGGCAGAGGATCCGCCAAAATACAGCGGCGGACGCGGCAGTTGCACCGGCGGATACAGCAACTTGGCGCCTTTCACCTGAATATGCTTACCCTGGAAATCGACGGTTTCCCCTTCCAACACCTTACGCCAAACATGGGTGAACTCTGCCGAGGCCTCATAGCGTTCTTCGTGGTTCAGGTGCAGACCTTCTGCCGCCAGTTCTTCGGGATCACCGCCGGTGACCAGGTTAAACAGCGCCCGGCCGTTGGAAAGACGATCCAGCGTCGCGGCCTGGCGAGCGGCTAGCGTGGGGGAAATGATGCCGGGGCGCAGAGCCACCAGGAACTTCAAGCGTTGGGTGACCGGGATCAGTGAGGCCGCGACCAGCCAGGAGTCCTCGCAAGAGCGGCCGGTGGGGATCAGCACGCCGCCGAAACCCAGCCGGTCAGCGGCCTGAGCGATCTGCTGCAAATAGCCGTAATCTACGCTGCGTGCGCCTTCCGTGCTGCCAAGATAATGGCCGTCGCCGTGAGTAGGTAAAAACCAGAATACATTTAAGCTCATAGCTTGTTCTCCAAAGTTATTGTGCGCTCGGGTGCCAGATGCGTTGAGAGATATCGACCTTCACCGGCACCAAACGGTTGGCATAAAACAGATCGGCGGTTTGCTGTTGGGCGGCAATGGTGTGCGCATCCAAAGGTTTAATGGCCGTCGGGGGGCGATGGTCCAGATAAGTGGCGATCACCTTTTCCGGCAGGCCCATGGCGTTTGCCAACAGCGTGACGCTTTGCGCGCGATCGCTGCGGGTCAGTGCGTCGGCCTGGGTCAGCACATCAAGAACCTGGCTGATAAAGGGCCCGTGCGCTTGTGCATAGGGGCGAACCGCCAAATAAAACGAACCGGTTTGATTCAGATCACTGCCGTCGCCCAACACCCGCACGCCACCCTGCAGCAATGCGGCGGAATAGTAGGGATCCCAAATCGCCCAGGCATCAACGTTGCCTTGCTGGAAGGCGGCGCGGGCATCGGCCGGGGTCAGGTAAATGGGGTGGATATCGGTAAATTTCAGCCCGGCTTTCTGCAGTGAGCGCAACAGCAGGTTGTGGGAACTGGAGCCTTTCTGGAAGGCGACCTTGTGGCCTTTCAGCTCGGCGACGGTTTTGATCGGGCTGTTTTCCGGTACCAGAATCACTTCCGCTTTGGGTTTTGGCGGTTCCACGCCGACGTAAAGCAGATCGGCGCCTGCGGCCTGGGCGAAAATTGGCGGGATGTCGCCGGTGCTGCCCAGATCGATACTGCCGACGTTCAGCGCTTCGAGCATTTGCGGGCCGGCGGGGAATTCTATCCAACTGATTTTGGTCGAGGGAAAACGCTGTTCCAGCAGCCGATGGGTTTTTGCCAATACCAGGCTGACCGATCCCTTTTGATAACCGATGCGGAACTGCGCCGGATCCTGCGCGTTGGCGGCATTGCTCCAGGCAAGAGAGAGGATGCCGGCTAATGTGCCGGCGCCAAGCCAGCGGCGGAGTGAATAAAGTCGCTTCATCATGCTGTCCTTTTCCTTATATGCTCTTCTCTGTCAGGCGGTTTGACGGGCAAACAGGGAAGGGGAGAGCTTGACCGTGGGCGGCTTGCGGCGGCCGAGCGCAAGATAAAAGCTTTCCAGCGCCTCTTCCAGGCGGGTCGCCACGCCGTCAGACAGGCTGATCTCTTCACCTTGCAGCACCACCTGGCTGTCGTCGGCAAACACACCGTGCAGCACTTCTTGCGCTTTCAACGCCGCCAGCACCGGCTTGAGGGCGTAGTCCACCGCCAGCATGTGGCCAATGGAGCCGCCGGTGGCCAGCGGCAACACGACCTTATGGTCCAGGGCACGTTCCGGCAGCAGATCCAGCAGGGTTTTCAGCGCGCCGGAGAACGAGGCTTTATAGACCGGCGTCGACACCAGCAAACCGTCTGCCTGAGCTAACTGCTCGGCAAAAGCTTTGATTGCCGGGCTGTTAAAATTGGCGTAAAGCAAATCCTCGGCATCGAAATCGTGCAGCGTGTAGGCAATCACTTCCACGCCTTGTTGCTGCAACCAGTTTTGACTCAGGGTAAGCAGCGCGGCTGAGCGCGAGGGGATGCGGGGGCTGCCGGCCAGTGATATAACGCGCATTGCCACTCCTTATAACTAAAAGTTAGGTTTAATCAGGAAATGTTCATGATCTGTTTTAAAACTATCAGTTAGGAGCGGGTTGCTTAAATCTCATTTTTTGATTTTGATATGCGCAAATGCGGATTGGCGGTGATCTGGGCCAGCCAGAGGAAAACGATTGCGTAAAAACCGCTTTTTTTTGCTTTTAATCAATTCCAATTGATCGGGGGATGCCGGATAATCGGCCCCCGGTTTGCAACCGGGAAATCAGGAGAGTACATGTACTACCCCATCATCAGGAAAGCGTTGTTC is a window of Serratia plymuthica DNA encoding:
- the ssuD gene encoding FMNH2-dependent alkanesulfonate monooxygenase, with the translated sequence MSLNVFWFLPTHGDGHYLGSTEGARSVDYGYLQQIAQAADRLGFGGVLIPTGRSCEDSWLVAASLIPVTQRLKFLVALRPGIISPTLAARQAATLDRLSNGRALFNLVTGGDPEELAAEGLHLNHEERYEASAEFTHVWRKVLEGETVDFQGKHIQVKGAKLLYPPVQLPRPPLYFGGSSAAAQDLAAEQVEMYLTWGEPPAQVKEKIAEVRAKAAAKGRTVRFGIRLHVIVRETTEEAWRAADRLIANLDEETIANAQAAFARFDSVGQRRMAALHGGKKDNLEISPNLWAGVGLARGGAGTALVGDGPTVAARMQEYADLGIDTFILSGYPHLEEAYRVGELLFPHLDLAQNEAPIQRRPVKPQGEVVANIYMPQKASQS
- a CDS encoding sulfonate ABC transporter substrate-binding protein: MKRLYSLRRWLGAGTLAGILSLAWSNAANAQDPAQFRIGYQKGSVSLVLAKTHRLLEQRFPSTKISWIEFPAGPQMLEALNVGSIDLGSTGDIPPIFAQAAGADLLYVGVEPPKPKAEVILVPENSPIKTVAELKGHKVAFQKGSSSHNLLLRSLQKAGLKFTDIHPIYLTPADARAAFQQGNVDAWAIWDPYYSAALLQGGVRVLGDGSDLNQTGSFYLAVRPYAQAHGPFISQVLDVLTQADALTRSDRAQSVTLLANAMGLPEKVIATYLDHRPPTAIKPLDAHTIAAQQQTADLFYANRLVPVKVDISQRIWHPSAQ
- the ssuE gene encoding NADPH-dependent FMN reductase, producing the protein MRVISLAGSPRIPSRSAALLTLSQNWLQQQGVEVIAYTLHDFDAEDLLYANFNSPAIKAFAEQLAQADGLLVSTPVYKASFSGALKTLLDLLPERALDHKVVLPLATGGSIGHMLAVDYALKPVLAALKAQEVLHGVFADDSQVVLQGEEISLSDGVATRLEEALESFYLALGRRKPPTVKLSPSLFARQTA